From the Rhodanobacter soli genome, one window contains:
- a CDS encoding response regulator transcription factor — protein sequence MRVLVIEDNSDIATNIGDYLEDRGNVVDFAGDGVTGLHLAVVHDFDVIVLDLTLPGMDGLEVARKLRHEAHKQTPILMLTARDALEQKLTGFESGADDYMTKPFALQELAARLEVLARRGKGPQSRVLKVADLTFNLDTLTVNREGKSIQLNPIGLKLLQALMEASPSVVTRQDLEQRVWGEELPDSDSLRVHIHGLRAAIDKPFDKPLIHTRHGIGYRMVEPDAVQA from the coding sequence ATGCGCGTACTGGTGATCGAAGACAACAGCGATATCGCGACCAACATCGGCGATTATCTGGAAGACCGGGGCAACGTGGTCGATTTCGCGGGCGACGGCGTGACCGGCCTGCACCTGGCGGTGGTGCACGACTTCGACGTGATCGTGCTCGATCTCACGCTGCCCGGCATGGATGGCCTGGAAGTGGCGCGCAAGCTGCGCCACGAGGCGCACAAGCAGACGCCGATCCTGATGCTGACCGCGCGCGATGCGCTGGAGCAGAAGCTGACCGGCTTCGAGTCCGGTGCCGACGACTACATGACCAAGCCGTTCGCGCTGCAGGAACTGGCCGCGCGGCTGGAAGTGCTGGCGCGGCGCGGCAAGGGCCCGCAGAGCCGCGTGCTGAAGGTGGCCGATCTCACGTTCAATCTCGACACGCTCACGGTGAACCGCGAGGGCAAGTCGATCCAGCTGAACCCGATCGGCCTGAAGCTGCTGCAGGCGCTGATGGAAGCGAGCCCGTCGGTGGTCACCCGGCAGGACCTGGAACAGCGCGTGTGGGGCGAGGAGCTGCCCGACAGCGATTCGCTGCGTGTGCATATCCATGGCCTGCGCGCGGCGATCGACAAACCGTTCGACAAGCCGCTGATCCACACGCGGCACGGCATTGGCTATCGGATGGTCGAGCCGGATGCAGTCCAGGCGTAA
- the metF gene encoding methylenetetrahydrofolate reductase [NAD(P)H] → MPSISFEFFPPKTDEQRTQLDRAAQVLKAHRPEYASVTFGAGGSTLSYTGDTVARLHTRHGLNVAPHLSCMGGTRAEIAELLDGYRAAGYRRIVALRGDMPSGMATAGDFRYAAELVRFIREHCGDHFHIEVAAYPETHPQADDALRDLQHFKAKVDAGANGAITQYFFNPDAYFRFVDDVRRLGVSVPIVPGIMPIANYSQLKRFSDMCGAEIPRWIAKRMQAHGDDADSVRALGAEVVAQLCRRLLDGGAPGLHFYTLNRARATQAVLQQLF, encoded by the coding sequence ATGCCTTCGATCAGCTTCGAATTCTTCCCGCCCAAGACCGACGAGCAGCGCACGCAGCTGGACCGGGCGGCGCAGGTGCTGAAGGCGCACCGGCCGGAATACGCCTCGGTTACCTTTGGTGCAGGCGGCTCCACGCTCAGCTACACCGGCGACACCGTGGCGCGGCTGCACACGCGGCACGGGCTCAACGTGGCGCCGCACCTGTCGTGCATGGGCGGCACCCGGGCGGAGATCGCCGAGCTGCTGGACGGCTACCGCGCGGCGGGCTACCGGCGCATCGTGGCGCTGCGTGGCGACATGCCTTCGGGCATGGCCACCGCGGGCGACTTCCGCTACGCCGCCGAACTGGTGCGCTTCATCCGCGAGCACTGCGGCGACCACTTCCACATCGAGGTGGCGGCGTATCCGGAAACCCATCCGCAGGCCGACGACGCGCTGCGCGACCTGCAGCACTTCAAGGCAAAGGTCGACGCCGGCGCGAACGGCGCGATCACCCAGTACTTCTTCAATCCCGACGCGTATTTCCGCTTCGTCGACGACGTGCGCCGACTCGGCGTCAGCGTGCCGATCGTGCCGGGCATCATGCCGATCGCGAACTACAGCCAGCTGAAACGTTTCTCCGACATGTGCGGCGCGGAGATCCCGCGCTGGATCGCCAAACGCATGCAGGCGCACGGCGACGACGCCGACTCGGTGCGCGCGCTTGGCGCCGAAGTGGTGGCGCAACTGTGCCGGCGCCTGCTCGACGGCGGCGCGCCGGGCCTGCACTTCTACACGCTGAACCGGGCTCGTGCCACGCAGGCGGTGCTGCAGCAACTTTTCTGA
- a CDS encoding branched-chain amino acid transaminase, with the protein MAQQYPEWIWQNGSIKPWAEATTHVMSHALHYGSSVFEGIRSYATPDGAAIFRLTDHLNRLYQSAKIYDMVLPYSADELAVACREVIRKNGLGASYLRPVAYRGLGGFGLSAETPIDVAVAAWPMGPYLGAEALQNGIDACVSSWQRFAPNTIPAGAKAGGNYLSGQLIAREARRLGFGEGIALASTGLLSEGAGENLFLVFDGVLHTPPASASLLTGITRNTLMTLAREDGIEVVERDIPREYLYLAEEVLMCGTAAEITPIRSVDGKQVGTGKAGRVTLRLQELFFGLFDGRTHDKWGWLEQV; encoded by the coding sequence ATGGCGCAGCAATACCCCGAATGGATTTGGCAGAACGGCAGCATCAAGCCCTGGGCCGAAGCGACCACCCACGTGATGTCGCACGCACTGCATTACGGCTCATCGGTGTTCGAGGGTATCCGCAGCTACGCCACGCCCGACGGCGCCGCGATCTTCCGCCTCACCGACCACCTGAACCGGCTGTACCAGTCCGCCAAGATCTACGACATGGTGCTGCCGTACTCGGCCGACGAACTGGCAGTGGCGTGTCGTGAAGTGATCCGCAAGAACGGCCTGGGTGCCTCCTACCTGCGCCCGGTCGCCTACCGCGGCCTGGGCGGTTTCGGCCTGTCCGCCGAAACCCCGATCGACGTCGCCGTCGCGGCGTGGCCGATGGGTCCGTACCTCGGCGCCGAGGCGCTGCAGAACGGCATCGACGCCTGCGTGTCGAGTTGGCAGCGTTTCGCGCCGAACACCATTCCGGCCGGCGCCAAGGCCGGCGGCAATTACCTGTCCGGCCAGCTGATTGCGCGTGAAGCGCGCCGCCTCGGCTTCGGCGAGGGCATCGCGCTGGCCTCCACCGGCTTGCTCAGCGAAGGCGCCGGCGAGAACCTGTTCCTGGTCTTCGACGGCGTGCTGCACACCCCGCCGGCCAGCGCCTCGCTGCTCACCGGCATCACCCGCAACACGCTGATGACGCTGGCCCGCGAGGACGGCATTGAGGTGGTCGAGCGCGACATCCCGCGCGAATACCTGTACCTCGCCGAGGAAGTGCTGATGTGCGGCACCGCTGCCGAGATCACCCCGATCCGCTCGGTCGACGGCAAGCAGGTCGGCACCGGCAAGGCCGGCCGCGTGACCCTGCGCCTGCAGGAATTGTTCTTCGGTCTGTTCGACGGCCGCACCCACGACAAGTGGGGCTGGCTGGAGCAGGTGTGA
- a CDS encoding ABC transporter ATP-binding protein, with translation MNEPTSVIALGGIRKVFQTDEVETHALADVHLDIRRGEYVSISGPSGCGKTTLLSILGLLDTASAGSYVLNGHDVAALNAAERARIRNAEIGFIFQAFNLIGDLSVQENVELPLTYRSGIGAGERRERVQEALERVGMAHRMRHYPAQLSGGQQQRVAVARALVGKPAILLADEPTGNLDSRNGEAVMALLDELHKGGATICMVTHDARYAELAQRKIRLFDGRVVDEETYDRLRREDEQRLDALIGGHVEVDA, from the coding sequence ATGAACGAACCGACTTCCGTCATCGCCCTCGGCGGCATCCGCAAGGTATTCCAGACCGACGAGGTGGAAACACACGCACTGGCCGACGTGCACCTTGACATCCGCCGCGGCGAATACGTGTCCATCTCCGGCCCGTCCGGTTGCGGCAAGACCACGCTGCTGTCGATCCTCGGCCTACTCGATACCGCCAGCGCCGGCAGCTACGTACTGAACGGGCACGACGTGGCCGCGCTCAACGCCGCCGAGCGCGCGCGCATCCGCAACGCCGAGATCGGTTTCATTTTCCAGGCGTTCAACCTGATCGGCGACCTGAGCGTGCAGGAGAACGTGGAACTGCCGCTGACCTATCGCAGCGGCATCGGCGCCGGCGAGCGACGCGAGCGGGTGCAGGAGGCGTTGGAACGCGTCGGCATGGCGCACCGCATGCGGCACTACCCGGCGCAGCTTTCCGGCGGCCAGCAGCAGCGCGTGGCGGTGGCGCGTGCGCTGGTCGGCAAGCCGGCGATCCTGCTCGCCGACGAACCCACCGGCAATCTCGATTCGCGCAACGGCGAGGCGGTGATGGCCCTGTTGGACGAACTGCACAAGGGCGGCGCCACCATCTGCATGGTCACCCACGACGCCCGCTACGCCGAACTGGCCCAGCGCAAGATCCGCCTGTTCGACGGCCGCGTGGTCGACGAGGAAACCTACGACCGCCTGCGCCGCGAAGACGAGCAGCGGCTGGATGCGCTGATCGGTGGCCATGTCGAGGTCGATGCATGA
- a CDS encoding sensor histidine kinase, whose protein sequence is MQSRRKLRFRLIVSFALFGFGLSALFAVAALNIRAKVESQLVTASLQQDVDQAVEKVHRDPTKPAGSDLIEAWMRSDRTLYNMPLSWQGLDSGVHDIYETGADGTRHHYKLAVRKKYGLIGFIRYDVTRDELGKQQLLFSVIGAVFLFGLLSLVLGLWLSRKVLKPVSELANRLRDFRKAGKAEPLAPHFADDEVGELAHALDEYSARLTAMVERDREFNSDVSHELRTPLAVISSTTELLQGSPDLTEKLSERLKRIERASRQATELIEALLLLSRAERRGPTRGETTEVGKVAADVIESQRPQMRGKPLSIELAVNEPVNVNAPASVLSVALTNLVGNAIKYTLEGSVRVEVGDGRIEVIDTGPGIKPEDAERLFQRGVRGEGAGGSGAGLGLAIVRRLCELYGWDVSMRPRSDANGAIASIKFS, encoded by the coding sequence ATGCAGTCCAGGCGTAAGCTGCGGTTCCGCCTCATCGTCTCGTTCGCGCTGTTCGGCTTCGGCCTCAGCGCGTTGTTTGCTGTGGCTGCGCTGAACATTCGCGCCAAAGTCGAAAGCCAGCTGGTTACCGCATCCTTGCAGCAGGACGTGGATCAGGCTGTCGAGAAAGTGCACAGGGATCCCACCAAGCCAGCGGGTTCCGACCTCATCGAGGCCTGGATGCGCAGCGATCGCACGCTCTACAACATGCCGCTTTCCTGGCAGGGGCTCGACAGCGGCGTGCACGACATTTATGAGACGGGGGCAGACGGCACGAGGCACCACTACAAGCTTGCCGTACGCAAGAAGTACGGGCTGATCGGGTTCATCCGCTATGACGTTACCCGTGACGAACTCGGCAAGCAGCAGTTGTTGTTCAGCGTGATCGGCGCGGTATTCCTGTTCGGCCTGCTCTCATTGGTGTTGGGCTTGTGGCTTTCGCGCAAGGTACTGAAGCCGGTCAGCGAGCTGGCCAACCGCCTGCGCGATTTCCGCAAGGCGGGCAAGGCCGAGCCGCTGGCGCCGCATTTCGCCGACGACGAGGTGGGCGAGCTGGCGCACGCGCTCGACGAGTATTCGGCGCGGCTCACCGCGATGGTCGAGCGCGATCGCGAATTCAACTCCGACGTCAGTCACGAACTGCGCACGCCGCTGGCGGTGATCTCCAGCACCACCGAGCTGCTGCAGGGTTCGCCCGATCTCACCGAGAAGCTGAGCGAGCGGTTGAAGCGGATCGAGCGCGCCTCGCGCCAGGCCACCGAGCTGATCGAGGCGCTGCTGCTGTTGTCGCGCGCCGAGCGGCGCGGCCCCACCCGCGGAGAGACCACCGAGGTGGGCAAGGTCGCCGCCGACGTGATCGAGAGCCAGCGCCCGCAGATGCGCGGCAAGCCGCTGAGCATCGAGCTTGCCGTCAACGAACCGGTCAACGTCAACGCGCCGGCCTCGGTGCTGTCGGTGGCGCTGACCAACCTGGTCGGCAACGCGATCAAGTACACGCTCGAAGGCAGCGTGCGCGTCGAAGTGGGCGACGGCCGCATCGAGGTGATCGACACCGGCCCCGGGATCAAGCCGGAAGACGCCGAGCGGCTGTTCCAGCGCGGCGTGCGCGGCGAAGGCGCCGGCGGCAGCGGCGCCGGCCTCGGCCTGGCGATTGTGCGTCGCTTGTGCGAGTTGTACGGCTGGGATGTCTCGATGCGTCCGCGCAGCGATGCGAATGGTGCGATCGCCAGCATCAAGTTCAGCTGA
- the ppc gene encoding phosphoenolpyruvate carboxylase has product MESSREPEFLPPDGPLREDVSRLGAMVGRMLAEQGGTAFFERVEQVRTAAIRRRREGATVDDLAASLAGLDAHDAEALARAFATYFQAVNTAERVHRIRRRRDYQREGSAPQPESLLDVLGRLKAAGVGADELVGWLDRLWIEPVFTAHPTEAVRRSLLEKEQAIVRSLIDGFDQQRTPQERKEDDDRIYMALSAGWQTAEASPVRPSVQDEREHVDFYLANPLYRIVPALYESLAQALQATYGVAIKLPRLLRFASWVGGDMDGNPNVGADTIAACLDSQRALVLERYREDVATLARQLSQTEGRVAASAALRARLADYRERFPAAAAQIRPRHADMPYRCLLQLVGARLALTGDESSDGYPSSDELLDDLQLIADSLFQHRGVHAGAYAVERLLCRVRSFGFHLARLDVRQDSRVHDDALAALLADPDWSSRDGAARADRLRPYASGEAAFAHSGDANAEALQAVFTTLRDSRQSHGHDATGLYIISMARSAADVLAVLALARRGGMVDEAQHVPLNIAPLFETVDDLKNAPATLRALLDDPVYRRHLAARHDQQWVMLGYSDSGKDGGTLASRWGLQRAQVELLDVANAAGIHLAFFHGRGGSASRGGARITPALMSSPRGAVAGVLRVTEQGEVIHRKYGIRALALRNLEQTVGAVLRASLRPREDEPREARWRELMDTLSATSRRSYRDFVERAGFVDYFRSATPVDVIEQMTLGSRPASRRSMRGVQDLRAIPWVFAWTQCRSILPGWYGLGSALEQGVQQFGEEALAEMARDWPFFCNLLDDVEMVLAKCDLDIAEAFSKLSGPLHDEFFGLIRDEFARTRHWLLQLKGSDVLLPGEPRLAASIRLRNPYVDPMSLLQVDLLQRWRAGERSDDAVLQALVACVNGVAQGLQNTG; this is encoded by the coding sequence ATGGAATCAAGCCGCGAACCCGAATTCCTGCCGCCCGACGGCCCGCTGCGCGAGGACGTCAGCCGGCTCGGCGCGATGGTCGGGCGGATGCTGGCCGAGCAGGGCGGCACGGCGTTTTTCGAGCGGGTCGAGCAGGTGCGCACCGCGGCGATCCGCCGCCGCCGCGAGGGCGCCACGGTGGACGATCTGGCCGCCTCGCTGGCCGGTCTCGACGCCCACGACGCGGAGGCGCTGGCGCGTGCGTTCGCCACTTATTTCCAGGCGGTGAACACCGCCGAGCGGGTGCACCGCATCCGCCGTCGCCGCGACTACCAGCGCGAGGGCAGCGCACCGCAGCCGGAATCGCTGCTCGACGTGCTGGGCCGGCTGAAGGCCGCGGGCGTGGGCGCCGACGAACTGGTGGGCTGGCTCGACCGGCTGTGGATCGAGCCGGTGTTCACTGCGCATCCGACCGAGGCGGTGCGCCGCTCGCTGCTGGAGAAGGAACAGGCGATCGTGCGTTCGCTGATCGACGGCTTCGACCAGCAACGTACGCCGCAGGAGCGCAAGGAGGACGACGACCGCATCTACATGGCCCTGTCCGCCGGCTGGCAGACCGCCGAGGCCTCGCCGGTGCGGCCCAGCGTGCAGGACGAGCGCGAACACGTCGACTTCTACCTGGCCAACCCGCTGTACCGGATCGTGCCGGCGCTGTACGAATCGCTGGCGCAGGCGCTGCAGGCCACCTACGGCGTGGCGATCAAGCTGCCGCGACTGCTGCGCTTCGCCAGCTGGGTCGGCGGCGACATGGACGGCAATCCCAACGTGGGCGCCGACACCATCGCCGCCTGCCTCGACTCGCAGCGCGCGCTGGTGCTGGAGCGCTACCGCGAGGACGTGGCGACGCTGGCGCGCCAGCTCAGCCAGACCGAGGGTCGGGTTGCCGCATCGGCGGCGCTGCGCGCACGGCTGGCGGACTACCGCGAGCGTTTTCCTGCAGCCGCGGCGCAGATCCGTCCGCGCCACGCCGACATGCCGTACCGCTGCCTGCTGCAACTGGTCGGCGCGCGGCTGGCGCTGACCGGTGACGAATCTTCGGACGGCTATCCGTCCAGTGACGAATTGCTGGACGACCTGCAGCTGATCGCCGACAGCCTGTTCCAGCATCGCGGCGTGCACGCCGGCGCCTACGCGGTGGAACGCCTGCTGTGCCGCGTGCGCAGCTTCGGCTTCCACCTGGCGCGGCTGGACGTGCGGCAGGATTCGCGCGTGCACGACGACGCGCTGGCGGCCCTGCTGGCCGATCCGGATTGGTCCTCCCGCGACGGCGCCGCACGTGCCGACCGGCTGCGCCCCTACGCCAGCGGCGAAGCCGCGTTTGCGCACAGCGGCGACGCGAATGCCGAAGCCCTGCAGGCGGTGTTCACCACCTTGCGCGACAGTCGCCAGAGCCACGGCCACGACGCCACCGGCCTGTACATCATCAGCATGGCGCGTTCGGCCGCCGACGTGCTGGCGGTGCTGGCGCTGGCGCGGCGCGGCGGGATGGTCGACGAGGCGCAGCACGTGCCGCTCAATATCGCCCCGCTGTTCGAAACCGTCGACGACCTGAAGAACGCGCCGGCCACCTTGCGCGCGCTGCTCGACGACCCGGTCTATCGCCGCCATCTGGCTGCGCGCCACGACCAGCAATGGGTGATGCTGGGCTACTCCGACAGCGGCAAGGACGGCGGCACGCTGGCCTCGCGCTGGGGCCTGCAGCGCGCCCAGGTGGAACTGCTGGACGTGGCGAATGCCGCCGGCATCCATCTCGCGTTCTTCCATGGCCGCGGCGGTTCGGCCAGCCGTGGCGGCGCGCGCATCACGCCGGCGCTGATGTCCTCGCCACGCGGCGCGGTGGCTGGCGTGCTGCGGGTGACCGAGCAGGGCGAGGTGATCCATCGCAAGTACGGCATCCGCGCGCTGGCGCTGCGCAACCTGGAGCAGACCGTGGGCGCGGTGCTGCGCGCGTCGCTGCGTCCGCGCGAAGACGAGCCGCGCGAGGCGCGCTGGCGCGAACTGATGGACACACTGTCGGCGACCAGCCGGCGCAGCTACCGCGACTTCGTCGAGCGCGCGGGCTTCGTCGACTACTTCCGCAGCGCCACGCCGGTCGACGTGATCGAGCAGATGACCCTGGGTTCGCGCCCGGCCAGCCGCCGCAGCATGCGCGGCGTGCAGGACCTGCGCGCGATCCCGTGGGTGTTCGCCTGGACCCAGTGCCGCTCGATCCTGCCCGGCTGGTACGGCCTTGGCAGCGCGCTGGAGCAGGGCGTGCAGCAGTTCGGCGAAGAAGCGCTGGCGGAGATGGCGCGCGACTGGCCGTTCTTCTGCAACCTGCTGGACGACGTGGAGATGGTGTTGGCCAAGTGCGACCTGGACATCGCCGAGGCGTTCTCGAAACTGTCCGGCCCGCTGCACGACGAATTCTTCGGCCTGATCCGCGACGAGTTCGCGCGCACCCGCCACTGGCTGCTGCAGTTGAAGGGCAGCGACGTCCTGCTGCCCGGCGAGCCGCGCCTGGCCGCTTCGATCCGCCTGCGCAACCCCTACGTCGACCCGATGAGCCTGCTGCAGGTCGACCTGCTGCAGCGCTGGCGCGCCGGCGAGCGCAGCGACGATGCCGTGCTGCAAGCCCTGGTCGCCTGCGTCAATGGCGTGGCGCAGGGTTTGCAGAACACCGGCTGA
- a CDS encoding efflux RND transporter periplasmic adaptor subunit: protein MDIANPLAAQRKRRRKRIAIGASALLLTGIAVGAASLGPALPTAERSSLWIDSVQRGDMLREVRAPGTLVPRDIHWLAAQTSAQVAKIEMWPGTHVEPDTVLLRLSSPQVENDLRNAEAQVAAAEAQVVAKHAELQSQLLDERSSLAQAQADYASAKVRSDADAKAVAKNLIPRVQYEQELIALNQLMHRAEVEQQRVQTFGAGIAAQMAAMRAQLQLQRSNLTLRQRQSDALDVRAGIAGTLQQVAVQEGQQVAAGTDLARVARGDVLIARLRVPEVQAKDVALGMSAQVNTYNGMIDGTVTRIDPAVVDGSVQVDVTPIGALPAGARPDLSVDSRIRIAKLDQVLSLGRPAQVEANSEVSLFRLDASGDTATRVKVRVGATSVDRVQLLQGLQPGDRVILSDTSQWDKYDRLRLR from the coding sequence ATGGATATCGCCAACCCCCTCGCCGCCCAGCGCAAGCGCCGCCGCAAACGGATCGCCATCGGTGCCAGTGCGTTGCTGCTCACCGGCATTGCCGTCGGCGCGGCCAGTCTCGGCCCGGCCCTGCCCACGGCGGAGCGCTCGAGCCTGTGGATCGACAGCGTGCAGCGCGGCGACATGCTGCGCGAGGTGCGTGCGCCGGGCACCCTGGTGCCGCGCGATATCCACTGGCTGGCGGCGCAGACCAGCGCGCAGGTAGCGAAGATCGAAATGTGGCCAGGCACCCATGTGGAGCCGGACACGGTGCTGCTGCGCCTGAGCAGCCCGCAGGTGGAGAACGACCTGCGTAACGCCGAGGCGCAGGTCGCGGCGGCGGAGGCGCAGGTCGTCGCCAAGCACGCCGAACTGCAATCGCAGTTGCTCGACGAACGTTCCTCGCTGGCCCAGGCCCAGGCCGACTACGCCTCGGCCAAGGTCCGCAGCGACGCCGACGCCAAGGCGGTGGCGAAGAACCTGATTCCCCGCGTGCAGTACGAGCAGGAACTGATCGCGCTGAACCAGCTCATGCATCGCGCCGAAGTCGAGCAGCAGCGCGTGCAGACGTTCGGCGCCGGCATCGCCGCGCAGATGGCTGCGATGCGCGCCCAACTGCAATTGCAGCGCAGCAACCTGACCTTGCGCCAACGCCAGTCCGATGCACTGGACGTGCGCGCCGGCATCGCCGGCACGCTGCAGCAGGTCGCCGTGCAGGAAGGCCAGCAGGTCGCTGCCGGTACCGACCTGGCGCGGGTCGCGCGCGGCGACGTGCTGATCGCGCGGCTGCGCGTGCCCGAGGTGCAGGCCAAGGACGTGGCGCTGGGCATGTCCGCACAGGTGAACACCTACAACGGCATGATCGACGGCACCGTCACGCGCATCGATCCGGCGGTGGTCGACGGCAGCGTGCAGGTGGACGTGACGCCGATCGGCGCGCTGCCGGCTGGCGCACGCCCGGATCTGTCGGTCGACAGCCGCATCCGCATTGCGAAACTCGACCAGGTGCTGTCGCTGGGACGGCCCGCCCAGGTCGAGGCGAACAGCGAGGTGAGCCTGTTCCGCCTCGATGCCTCCGGCGACACCGCCACTCGCGTGAAGGTGCGTGTGGGCGCTACCTCGGTCGACCGCGTGCAATTGCTGCAAGGTCTGCAGCCGGGCGACCGTGTGATCCTTTCCGACACCAGCCAATGGGACAAATATGACCGCCTGCGCCTGCGCTGA
- a CDS encoding DUF4124 domain-containing protein, whose amino-acid sequence MHRLPTLLCLILLACAAPAAAQTEIHRCIGANGGAVFTDQPCAALQATPISPGTQPGNATAPLAAPPPILCAASTGELRQSVIDAFASRDANRMAGLMLWDGYGRGAAIADIRSLAELMRQPLLDVDIPNGSAPAQAASIDDPFAPPAPPAPPSAGNQLVLHIAGNDGSGAPRELRFDIVRQAGCLWLRNAN is encoded by the coding sequence ATGCACCGGTTGCCCACCCTGCTTTGCCTGATCCTGCTCGCCTGTGCCGCGCCCGCTGCGGCGCAGACGGAAATCCATCGCTGCATCGGCGCGAACGGCGGCGCGGTGTTCACCGACCAGCCCTGCGCCGCGCTGCAGGCCACCCCAATCAGTCCCGGCACCCAGCCTGGCAATGCCACCGCCCCGCTGGCCGCGCCGCCGCCGATCCTGTGCGCTGCCAGCACCGGCGAACTGCGCCAGAGCGTGATCGACGCCTTCGCCAGCCGCGACGCCAACCGCATGGCCGGCCTGATGCTGTGGGACGGCTACGGTCGCGGCGCGGCGATCGCGGACATCCGCTCGCTGGCCGAACTGATGAGGCAACCGCTGCTGGACGTGGACATCCCGAACGGCAGCGCGCCGGCGCAAGCCGCGAGCATCGACGACCCGTTCGCCCCGCCCGCCCCGCCCGCTCCGCCATCGGCCGGCAACCAGCTGGTATTGCATATCGCCGGCAACGACGGCAGCGGCGCCCCGCGCGAACTGCGATTCGACATCGTGCGCCAGGCCGGCTGCCTGTGGTTGCGCAACGCGAATTGA
- the ahcY gene encoding adenosylhomocysteinase: MNAALKENHHDYKIRDLSLADWGRKELDIAEHEMPGLMSIRKKHAATLPLKGVRVTGSLHMTIQTAVLIETLKDIGADVRWASCNIFSTQDHAAAAIAATGTPVFAWKGETLEEYWDCTLDALSFPDGKGGFLGPQLVVDDGGDVTLLIHKGYDLENGSKWVDEKASSHEEQVIKNLLKRVHAERPGYWHTVVKDWKGVSEETTTGVHRLYQLAEAKSLLIPAINVNDSVTKSKFDNLYGCRESLADGLKRAMDVMLAGKVAVVCGYGDVGKGCAHSLRAYGSRVVVTEIDPINALQAAMEGFEVNTVESTLGRGDIYVTTTGNKDVLTLDHLKSMKDQAIVCNIGHFDNEIQVDALNAMAGVEKINIKPQVDKYVFPDGRAIFLLAEGRLVNLGCATGHPSFVMSNSFSNQTLAQIDLWANKDKYEAKVYILPKKLDEEVARLHLEKIGVKLTTLTKEQAGYLGVPVEGPYKPDHYRY, encoded by the coding sequence ATGAACGCCGCACTCAAAGAAAACCACCACGACTACAAGATCCGCGACCTGTCGCTCGCCGACTGGGGCCGCAAGGAACTGGATATCGCCGAGCACGAGATGCCGGGCCTGATGTCGATCCGCAAGAAGCACGCCGCCACCCTGCCGCTGAAGGGCGTGCGCGTGACCGGCTCGCTGCACATGACGATCCAGACCGCGGTACTGATCGAGACGCTGAAGGACATCGGCGCCGACGTGCGCTGGGCTTCGTGCAACATCTTCTCGACCCAGGACCACGCCGCCGCCGCGATCGCCGCGACCGGCACGCCGGTGTTCGCCTGGAAGGGCGAAACGCTGGAGGAATACTGGGACTGCACGCTGGACGCGCTGTCCTTCCCCGACGGCAAGGGCGGTTTCCTCGGCCCGCAGCTGGTGGTCGACGACGGCGGCGACGTGACGCTGCTGATCCACAAGGGCTACGACCTGGAGAACGGCTCGAAGTGGGTTGACGAGAAGGCGTCCTCGCACGAGGAACAGGTGATCAAGAACCTGCTCAAGCGCGTGCATGCCGAGCGTCCGGGCTACTGGCACACCGTGGTCAAGGACTGGAAGGGCGTCTCCGAGGAGACCACCACCGGCGTGCACCGCCTGTACCAGCTGGCCGAGGCGAAGTCGCTGCTGATCCCCGCGATCAACGTCAACGACTCGGTCACCAAGAGCAAGTTCGACAACCTGTACGGCTGCCGCGAGTCGCTGGCCGACGGCCTGAAGCGCGCGATGGACGTGATGCTGGCCGGCAAGGTCGCCGTGGTCTGCGGCTACGGCGACGTCGGCAAGGGCTGCGCGCATTCGCTGCGTGCCTACGGCTCGCGCGTTGTCGTGACCGAGATCGACCCGATCAACGCGCTGCAGGCGGCGATGGAAGGCTTCGAGGTCAACACGGTTGAGTCCACGCTGGGCCGTGGCGACATCTACGTCACCACCACCGGCAACAAGGACGTGCTGACGCTCGATCACCTGAAGTCGATGAAGGACCAGGCGATCGTCTGCAACATCGGTCACTTCGACAACGAGATCCAGGTCGACGCGCTGAACGCGATGGCCGGCGTCGAGAAGATCAACATCAAGCCGCAGGTGGACAAGTACGTGTTCCCGGACGGCCGCGCGATCTTCCTGCTCGCCGAAGGCCGCCTGGTCAACCTGGGCTGCGCCACCGGCCACCCGAGCTTCGTGATGTCCAACTCGTTCTCCAACCAGACCCTGGCGCAGATCGACCTGTGGGCGAACAAGGACAAGTACGAGGCGAAGGTCTACATCCTGCCGAAGAAGCTGGACGAGGAAGTCGCCCGCCTGCATCTGGAAAAGATCGGCGTGAAGCTGACCACGCTGACGAAGGAGCAGGCCGGCTACCTCGGCGTGCCGGTGGAAGGCCCGTACAAGCCGGATCACTACCGCTACTGA